A genomic window from Tenebrio molitor chromosome X, icTenMoli1.1, whole genome shotgun sequence includes:
- the LOC138140493 gene encoding uncharacterized protein isoform X1 — protein sequence MIPFRLTKHLDFDDKSFVCGACRCTHYRLRVCIFCRKVEDIRLDPTSMENKKGTYQSAPVTQSNEIPQNEALPKHSHQHNTAPQHLRLLQYGLKIPNHQHSQLNQSHPHQQLNSPLHFHMHQQVQYQHRHIQPPSQQLNNVNFLQNSQPYVHQHQQTNNQNFYQMNQPPPLHPHTQITQNSPQIWVPHQPPIHYHHQQSKAEAQKKNVQQQPQQQQPSPPPKPKDGLEKKKSNNIPQLRSPSAKRPLEAPVTMQGWLHKQGSEGLMLWKKRWFVLSEYCLFYYKSSEEEKLLGSILLPSYKVSICGPEDKVNKKYAFKCEHANMRTYILAADSQELMLQWIRVLNLACLLQSNLETDQQTGPSVPSIYNQSTENSDSGFHQQFHQNQNSRTTPVHMHSSSNTTDLSNPSQQELSQYNQPLYANAPPKPRRLNDGGYSSPSSDVLERYSNPQNVQTVPIMRAVPKSPVNIYGHVHLTSQSPQPEYVHHRPKHEYVFAPTREMQNIPQNMERRTPDTYGRSKLNPAKSRHPTDYEDVYADQVMYKRPLSPIAYSHVKKTTPVVNPSYRSYTPVHMLGPKDMMQYSIPQMRKSPVTIARPHSADFLEYELNHRHLNSNALTRQQPRPKSSLDINRNTNDNDNYFYSEERYAEKMRKSAQYLPKMPKYYPASNEQRKPVPNKYSENENNFVLMRSNTQPIDFNNLQISEMQPVRSRSVLSEGSLSKEVDADLRCTRQHGREPISPAFPNRQEMYNYDEMRNREYEQFTRSASARLTQNQSISQGEGKPMSREGDKKREESMKRLLEWKQRMLQSPLNRKAQSHRVYSGRPDFYSKNQENEYMFKNENIYQEGRRSVNNLPQYNSYSSDDEENEEGSKENVRSQAGRTLDTFPNNSESLTPAHITSITVFNTLKEPDKPLTHSDTMHDTTQYTDKSSEEFKESEIACEDSTFTKPLVQFNKESSNMAHVSSLRAEYSDKFEPSPIVTEIKSNGALVKSILAEFEKKSSSPDKLEDPPSTPIRDSEIGPEENYMTMTPKKNILEPRLSTNSDATVIFNELEENPYVEMTHNLEMSFLGNSDFTEHQPYEMVCFNEGKFEPVYMELKYTEKISTGKSELPDIIVPPKMKRSKIGGDKSDSSDADDEASKDLDSLDTPSNPRFSLSDNFRPASYYLGASQTVPEFQDSSDSELVSPPPIPTSPPPLEDLDNTDESISTNQCNRNSDQYFTSRHLKGNGQLTLESKKQNLSLSILKDQDSSSVCSADTERRFSSRLSQNSDSDVELRIPLSRSLDYERMLKRRPVSEEFCDELDSMDGNFNDSADLDKYLTHLQINNLTDPTIQNERKFHEYENLCISRYRQKMDKNTPENASCASQDLNLSQNMTDSNDRQSILSSDDYTQKGRPESSASTSAEICGFLQGSNRSTPSIRISSSLSAQEVPITSSYFSDRRDMSSNSSFSQPAPYYYSDLSMNASNTDSTSTILTLNNQRGTMNGSKRDITRIINPIKCNSHLRSDPQASHRNIIDNTFKLAAEARSASVDFLNLTDKSGHIDKKNIYESDTLKRLKVSESAGNTQSDPEMRNLYPSRKIHKFNSIEIVNNETNVRRSHSLEGLLENVLSENVDTPNDSSFIIDNTASDNTEGSYLWEEDSIWRERLRSASQRHTKSMDDLDSIGEGKKVQKKSPRGITRGATYVNDNIYNMPLQNKSKETEGKNESSNNGIKKEGSFIIDREKLRQWDLLSSAPSDDQLSTITASQEPRGNNTVLEIGDGSTCEPVESINTQQAASGSISINTRDTFPKAISAKRIWTPNSQTLQSRSVTNLTRANDHENFMPHQQGYYLTQGPPQHDVCMDNTHSHKVRKENWSLNGKMNVSAGELLGRTHEELVLLLIQLRRQNSNTLQAIENCYNEIDTIQAQLHGSLLNQAKRLENLQKLEQIKQHLIELEKQYEKGKPLVNLVDNMVKLGSLYRSPNERNLLTPHIKDRLEFNQQIQERRLLAEERRDWNRLNPNHLQLQEKVQQLYQLDRLIQEESGTLQNLQQDKEDIERALGGLRHRLNKGFNDPAEIEEARKQQANLENELSRVHLMLAQNSKKLEETVAGNARLEQELLILKQKLQISRQQRSSPQFSNAGDSLPCAMGTSAMLESDLQRVQQKVGDLQKQRQELSMQVRQLTDRSNNLQQQIKHSPSSVTQTNQNVSNKKKVNSLWRETDLDTMNIIDHGDSWDNQVSNHASVTPLYINTDMKQSESDLYNRSLKSSDSASDDAVQNLNLTSHEKQEIKTVRIVKRESERRQRDREKSTTGKWDALLEEDNSSQNSSILFAPAPVQKTQSATNMMSPTFETDKSSGILSRQSSLSSSSLPQVYSDGVASSSVDGSLDKSLELSPIFKSEAARQIITEMSIQDAPKYTNRRAVPKEKRRHYTAPHNNLIMKSLNQLPTVDNGFDKIVVNDRRARDDLDMERALRQRIDAPDVVRSTLSSKELKYNESTIDNILGTPNKISIPERYIPEQLPQLSAEEQEHRLRKVESIKKMLSDAAIISSSSSNLASDEKKFNKTPNSVTNKATSKMIEEKKQREHLLQLNQILAKQVMEMSKIVAVKALATLPLQPQQINTDEEDSSPVTPLPLYQQRDNFYS from the exons CCAAAAGACGGTTTGGAGAAAAAGAAGTCTAATAATATTCCACAGTTGAGGTCGCCTTCGGCTAAGAGACCATTAGAAGCTCCGGTTACCATGCAGGGGTGGTTACACAAACAGGGATCTGAAGGGTTGATGTTGTGGAAAAAACGGTGGTTTGTTTTGTCGGAGTATTGtctattttattacaaaa GTTCGGAGGAGGAAAAACTGTTAGGTTCAATTTTGCTTCCGTCTTACAAAGTTTCGATTTGTGGGCCCGAAGACaaagtcaataaaaaatatgccTTTAAATGTGAACATGCCAATATGCGAACTTATATATTAGCAGCCGATTCACAAGAATTAATGTTGCAGTGGATTCGCGTTCTTAATTTAGCTTGTCTTTTACAAAGTAATTT agaaacgGATCAACAAACCGGTCCTTCAGTGCCATCTATTTATAATCAATCGACCGAAAATTCGGATTCTGGTTTCCACCAACAGTTCCACCAAAATCAGAATTCGAGAACGACACCTGTCCACATGCACTCCTCGAGTAACACCACCGACTTAAGTAATCCGAGTCAGCAGGAACTGAGTCAATATAACCAGCCCCTGTACGCAAACGCGCCCCCTAAACCGAGGCGTTTGAACGACGGCGGCTACTCGTCGCCTAGTTCTGACGTTCTAGAGAGATACTCGAATCCACAGAATGTTCAGACGGTACCGATCATGCGGGCCGTCCCCAAGTCTCCGGTCAACATCTACGGACACGTGCACCTCACTTCGCAATCGCCGCAGCCAGAATACGTACACCACCGTCCAAAACACGAATACGTGTTCGCACCCACGCGAGAAATGCAAAATATACCTCAGAACATGGAACGAAGAACACCAGACACTTACGGCCGTTCCAAGCTGAATCCTGCGAAGTCGCGCCACCCCACGGACTACGAGGACGTCTACGCGGATCAAGTCATGTACAAACGGCCGCTAAGTCCTATAGCTTATAGTCACGTTAAGAAAACAACCCCTGTTGTCAACCCCTCGTACAGGTCCTACACTCCGGTTCACATGTTGGGCCCCAAGGACATGATGCAGTATTCCATTCCGCAGATGAGGAAGTCTCCGGTGACGATCGCGAGACCCCACAGCGCAGACTTTCTGGAGTATGAACTGAACCATCGCCACCTAAACTCCAACGCTTTAACCAGACAACAGCCGCGGCCTAAATCTAGCCTGGATATTAACAGGAACACGAACGACAATGACAACTATTTTTATTCGGAGGAACGGTACGCCGAGAAAATGAGGAAATCGGCGCAGTACTTGCCGAAAATGCCTAAATATTACCCCGCCTCGAACGAACAAAGAAAACCTGTACCTAATAAATATTCTGaaaacgaaaataattttgttttaatgagGTCGAACACTCAACCGATTGACTTCAACAACTTGCAAATTAGCGAAATGCAGCCTGTTCGAAGTCGGAGTGTGCTCAGCGAGGGGTCGTTGTCTAAAGAAGTGGATGCCGATTTGAGATGTACCAGGCAACATGGAAGAGAACCGATTAGTCCCGCTTTTCCGAACAGACAAGAGATGTATAATTATGACGAGATGAGGAATAGGGAATACGAACAGTTTACTCGATCGGCGAGTGCTCGATTGACGCAGAATCAATCAATCAGTCAAGGCGAAGGAAAACCCATGTCGAGAGAGGGAGACAAGAAG CGGGAAGAATCAATGAAACGCTTACTCGAATGGAAGCAAAGAATGTTGCAGTCCCCCTTAAACAGAAAAGCTCAGAGTCACAGAGTTTATTCTGGAAGGCCTGATTTTTATAGTAAAAATCAGGAAAACGAATAtatgtttaaaaatgaaaatatttatcaagAAGGAAGGAGGTCTGTGAACAATTTGCCACAGTATAATAGTTATTCTTCAGACGACgaag AAAATGAGGAGGGAAGCAAAGAAAATGTGCGATCACAGGCAGGACGGACCTTGGACACATTTCCGAATAATTCTGAATCACTTACACCTGCACATATCACTTCTATCACTGTGTTTAATACTCTGAAGGAACCTGATAAGCCATTAACCCATTCTGACACAATGCATGATACTACACAGTACACAGATAAATCGTCTGAAGAATTCAAAGAAAGCGAAATTGCCTGTGAAGATAGCACATTTACAAAGCCCTTAGTACAATTTAACAAAGAATCGTCAAATATGGCGCACGTGTCTAGTTTACGCGCAGAATACTCTGATAAATTCGAACCCAGTCCCATTGTTACCGAAATCAAAAGTAACGGAGCGCTAGTCAAGAGTATATTGGCAGAATTCGAAAAGAAATCTTCCTCACCCGACAAACTCGAAGATCCCCCGTCGACCCCCATCAGAGACTCCGAAATTGGCCCCGAAGAAAACTACATGACGATGACACCTAAAAAGAACATTTTGGAACCCCGACTCAGCACGAACAGCGACGCGACCGTCATTTTCAACGAATTGGAAGAGAACCCATACGTGGAAATGACCCACAACcttgaaatgtcatttttgggCAACTCCGACTTCACCGAACACCAACCGTACGAGATGGTTTGCTTCAACGAAGGAAAATTCGAACCGGTTTACATGGAACTCAAATACACGGAGAAGATTTCGACTGGCAAAAGCGAACTGCCAGACATAATTGTTCCTCCTAAAATGAAGAGATCGAAAATTGGTGGTGACAAATCAGACAGTTCGGACGCCGATGACGAAGCGTCCAAAGATTTGGACTCTTTGGACACTCCGAGCAATCCTAGATTCAGTTTGTCGGATAATTTTCGGCCAGCTTCGTACTACTTAGGGGCTAGCCAGACCGTTCCAGAATTCCAGGACAGCTCAGATAGCGAGCTCGTCTCTCCACCACCCATACCCACGTCGCCGCCTCCTTTGGAAGATCTGGACAATACAGACGAAAGCATCTCGACAAATCAGTGCAACAGAAATTCGGACCAATACTTCACCAGCAGACACTTGAAAGGAAACGGACAGTTAACCTTAGAGAGCAAGAAACAAAATCTGTCTTTGAGTATCTTGAAAGATCAGGACAGTTCGTCAGTTTGCAGCGCAGATACCGAGCGGAGATTTAGCAGTAGACTTTCGCAAAACAGCGACTCCGACGTAGAACTGCGCATACCGCTCTCTAGAAGTCTAGATTACGAGAGAATGCTGAAGAGACGTCCCGTTTCTGAAGAATTTTGCGACGAATTGGACTCTATGGACGGCAACTTTAACGACAGCGCCGATTtggataaatatttaacacaCTTACAAATCAATAACTTGACCGACCCCACGATCCAAAACGAACGCAAGTTCCACGAATACGAGAATTTGTGTATCAGTAGATATCGAcagaaaatggacaaaaacacTCCCGAAAACGCGTCCTGTGCGAGTCAGGACCTAAATCTGAGTCAAAATATGACAGATTCGAATGACAGACAGTCAATCCTGTCGAGTGATGATTACACTCAGAAAGGACGACCTGAGAGTAGTGCTTCTACTTCTGCTGAAATCTGTGGCTTTCTGCAAGGGTCCAATCGTTCAACTCCCAGCATAAGAATCAGTAGTTCTTTGAGCGCCCAAGAAGTGCCAATTACATCGTCTTACTTCTCAGACCGTAGAGATATGTCTTCGAATTCGTCATTCAGTCAACCTGCTCCGTACTACTATTCTGATTTGTCCATGAACGCTTCAAATACAGACAGCACTTCCACCATACTGACTTTGAATAATCAGAGAGGTACAATGAACGGTAGCAAAAGAGATATAACTCGAATAATCAATCCGATAAAGTGTAACAGCCACCTACGCAGCGATCCTCAAGCTTCTCACAGAAACATCATCGACAACACGTTTAAACTGGCTGCGGAGGCTCGATCAGCGTCTGTAGATTTTCTGAATTTGACGGACAAATCGGGACACATAGATAAGAAGAATATCTACGAATCTGACACTTTGAAGCGTTTGAAGGTGTCAGAATCTGCGGGGAACACTCAGTCGGACCCGGAAATGCGGAATTTGTATCCATCGCGCAAAATCCATAAATTCAACAGCATCGAAATTGTGAACAACGAAACGAATGTTCGACGGTCGCACTCTTTGGAGGGTTTGTTGGAGAACGTTCTGAGCGAAAACGTGGACACCCCAAACGACTCGAGTTTCATAATCGACAACACAGCTTCGGACAACACCGAAGGTAGTTATTTGTGGGAGGAAGATTCGATATGGCGAGAGAGATTGAGGTCGGCGAGTCAAAGACATACGAAGTCGATGGATGACTTGGACAGCATCGGGGAGGGTAAGAAAGTGCAGAAGAAGTCTCCAAGAGGTATCACCAGAGGTGCCACTTATGTCAATGATAATATCTACAACATGCCGCTGCAGAATAAATCAAAAGAAACTGAAGGAAAGAATGAAAGTAGTAACAATGGGATTAAAAAAGAGGGGAGTTTTATTATCGATAGAGAGAAGCTCAGACAGTGGGATTTGCTGTCGAGTGCGCCTTCAGATGATCAATTGTCGACAATTACGGCTTCACAGGAACCGAGGGGTAATAACACGGTGCTAGAAATAGGTGATGGGAGTACTTGTGAACCAGTTGAAAGTATCAACACTCAGCAAGCAG CGTCAGGTTCAATATCTATAAATACCCGAGACACTTTTCCGAAAGCAATTTCCGCTAAAAGAATATGGACTCCAAATTCGCAAACACTGCAGTCACGCTCTGTGACGAATTTGACGAGAGCCAACGACCACGAAAATTTTAT GCCACACCAGCAGGGGTATTACTTAACTCAAGGACCACCTCAGCACGATGTATGTATGGATAACACTCACTCGCATAAAGTTAGGAAA GAAAATTGGTCGTTAAACGGTAAAATGAACGTCTCGGCTGGTGAATTGCTCGGTAGGACGCACGAAGAACTCGTTTTGCTTTTAATTCAGTTGCGTAGGCAAAATTCCAACACATTGCAAGCTATAGAAAATTGCTATAATGAAATCGATACGATTCAG GCACAGTTACACGGATCATTATTAAATCAAGCAAAACGAttagaaaatttacaaaagttAGAACAGATTAAACAGCACTTGATAGAGCTAGAAAAACAA TACGAAAAAGGCAAGCCTTTAGTAAACCTTGTCGATAATATGGTAAAATTGGGTTCACTGTATAGATCACCGAACGAACGTAATTTGCTGACGCCTCACATCAAAGACCGTTTAGAATTCAACCAACAAATCCAAGAGCGTCGTCTCTTAGCCGAAGAAAGACGCGACTGGAACAGATTAAATCCTAATCACTTACAGCTGCAAGAGAAAGTTCAGCAGCTCTACCAGCTGGATCGGTTGATACAAGAAGAATCTGGAACCTTACAAAACCTTCAACAAGACAAAGAGGACATCGAAAGAGCTTTAGGCGGTCTGAGGCATCGTTTAAACAAAGGATTCAATGATCCCGCCGAAATCGAAGAGGCGAGAAAACAACAAGccaatttagaaaatgaacTAAGCAGGGTACACTTGATGTTAGCTCAAAATTCGAAGAAACTTGAAGAGACTGTTGCTGGAAACGCAAGACTGGAACAAgagttgttaattttaaaacaaaaactacaAATTTCAAGGCAACAAAGAAGTTCGCCACAATTCTCAAATGCCG gtGATAGTTTGCCCTGTGCGATGGGAACTAGTGCCATGTTAGAATCGGATTTACAACGAGTTCAGCAGAAAGTTGGAGATTTACAGAAGCAACGACAAGAACTTAGCATGCAAGTCAGACAACTTACTGATCGGTCGaataatttgcaacagcaGATTAAACATTCACCCTCGTCGGTTACACAAACTAACCAAA ACGTGAGTAATAAGAAGAAAGTGAATTCGTTGTGGCGCGAAACCGATCTAGACACGATGAATATAATAGATCACGGCGATTCTTGGGACAATCAAGTCAGTAATCACGCTTCCGTGACTCCCCTGTACATAAATACTGACATGAAGCAGTCCGAATCGGATCTGTACAATCGTAGTTTAAAATCAAGCGATTCCGCAAGTGATGACGCTGTCCAAAACTTGAATTTAACCTCGCACGAGAAGCAGGAGATTAAAACCGTACGCATAGTGAAACGAGAATCGGAAAGGCGACAAAGAGACCGAGAGAAGAGCACCACTGGCAAGTGGGACGCCCTTTTGGAAGAAGACAACTCTTCGCAGAACTCGAGCATCTTGTTCGCGCCTGCTCCTGTCCAAAAGACCCAAAGCGCAACGAACATGATGTCCCCGACGTTCGAAACGGACAAAAGCAGCGGTATTTTGAGCAGGCAGAGTTCGCTGTCCAGCTCCAGTTTACCCCAGGTGTACTCCGACGGAGTGGCGAGTTCGAGCGTCGACGGCAGTCTCGACAAGTCGCTGGAGTTGTCGCCGATTTTCAAGAGCGAAGCCGCGCGTCAGATCATAACAGAAATGTCGATTCAAGATGCTCCGAAATATACGAACAGACGGGCGGTTCCAAAGGAGAAACGACGCCACTACACTGCCCCCCACAACAACTTGATCATGAAGAGTTTGAATCAGTTGCCCACGGTCGACAATGGCTTCGACAAGATCGTTGTCAATGACAGGAGGGCCAGGGACGATCTGGACATGGAGAGGGCTCTCAGGCAGCGAATCGATGCGCCCGATGTCGTTCGGTCCACGCTGAGCAGCAAGGAACTGAAATATAATGAAAGTACCATTGATAATATTTTAGGAACTCCAAATAAAATCAGCATACCTGAAAGATACATACCTGAACAATTACCTCAGTTATCAGCCGAAGAACAAGAACATAGGTTAAGGAAAGTCGAGTCAATTAAGAAAATGCTCTCTGATGCTGCTATCATTAGCAGCAGCTCATCGAATCTCGCCTCAG ATgagaaaaagtttaataaaacacCAAATAGCGTTACCAATAAGGCGACATCAAAAATGATAGAAGAAAAGAAGCAAAGAGAACATTTGCTTCAGTTGAATCAAATACTTGCCAAGCAAGTTATGGAAATGAGCAAAATTGTTGCAG TGAAAGCATTGGCGACGTTGCCGCTCCAGCCTCAGCAGATCAACACAGATGAAGAAGATTCTTCACCTGTGACGCCTTTGCCTCTTTATCAACAACGTGATAACTTTTacagttaa